From the Bacteroidota bacterium genome, the window GACCGGCTACAAAAGTTGCAGGCGAACTTATGTCTATTCCTGATTTTGGAGCAGAAGATGAAACACTTTTTGCTGCTGAAAAAAAATACATTGCCAACTTTAAGAAGGCGGTATTAATGGTCGCCGGAGCAGCTGTTCAAAAGCTGATGATGGAATTGTCAAAAGAGCAAGAGGTATTGATGAATATTGCAGACATGATGATTGATTTATACATCGCAGAATCGCTGCAATTGCGCGTTGAAAAATTGGTGTCGAAACGCGGCGCTGAAGCATGTGCTGAGCATATAGATATTCTTCGAGTTTACATTAATGATGCGGCCGATAGAATTTTAATAGCCGGCAAAGAAGCCATAAATTCGTTTGCGCAAGGCGACGAACAACGCATGATGCTCATGGGTTTAAAGCGTTTTACCAAAACTCAACCATTGAATACTAAGGATGCGCGCAGAAGAATTGCAGCAAAATTAATTGCTGAGAATAGGTACTGCTTTTAATAGTATTTATTGCAGCAGTAACTTGAGCACACCAAAACAAGTAACAAAATATTTGGCACCTTTGTTTATTGTATAAATATGCAATCGTTTACAGATAGTACAATCGCATTACCTCAGCAATAGAAGCATAGGTATTTTTCATTGCTTCTTGTATTTCGGTAGCATTCATCCAACGGGCATCGCTAATGTGTTCTTCAGTTTGCGGAATAAGCTGTGTGCTGTTTCCCGTGTAATTCATCAAATACCAGTGCGAAGCTTTTAAAATTGGTGTATCCTTAAGATAGTAGGTGTGAAATGTAGTGGTTAATTTTTTTTGAAGTGTTAATTCTGCTATGCCACATTCTTCTTCCACTTCGCGCAAAGCTGCATCTTGTTCGTTTTCGCCCTTTTCAATTTTCCCTTTCGGTAAATCCCATTTTCCATGGCGAAATATGAAAAGCAATTGTCCTTGTTTGTTTTTAACAATACCTCCGGCTGCTTCAATTTTTGTATAGATAGAATTCAAGGCATTTTGTTTTTCTTTTTCTGATGTAAATCGAATCCCCATTGATTTAATATGAGATTCTTTTT encodes:
- a CDS encoding NUDIX domain-containing protein — protein: MGIRFTSEKEKQNALNSIYTKIEAAGGIVKNKQGQLLFIFRHGKWDLPKGKIEKGENEQDAALREVEEECGIAELTLQKKLTTTFHTYYLKDTPILKASHWYLMNYTGNSTQLIPQTEEHISDARWMNATEIQEAMKNTYASIAEVMRLYYL